The following are from one region of the Nostoc cf. commune SO-36 genome:
- a CDS encoding putative bifunctional diguanylate cyclase/phosphodiesterase translates to MKLNQNLFFYSFLARFRWLKKSYTAKIMLVAFLGTHVPLLTLLLSFVISNSYSLDMAIRVMIIALLATLAGTAVTLYALHHLLKPVILTSTALQNYLSTKTLPELPTEFADEAGTLMADTSQTLHKLDELIHYITNYDDLTGLPNRDLFCDRLHEILSKPENNQRLVAVFLLSIDDFTAISHGLEHEAINLLLRAVAQRLSTCITQTHILAHLSGDEFALVQIEIHSFENLIKLSQVLLNTLSKPFSLEGNLIHITASIGITINGLNDHNSVDQLLQQAHIALYQAKQQGRSQYQFYSPEINTQLQERLTLENELHGALERNEMVVYYQPLIDLHSGHITAMEALIRWQHPTLGLVAPAKFIPIAEANGAIVPIGEWVLRTACAQNRAWQLAGFTPIRISVNLSARQFEQPYLVEVINQILEETGLKASDLELEVTESFLMSDIERSVKTLKQLRELGIWLALDDFGTGYSSLNYLKRFPVNMLKIDRSFVQDVMSNPDSAAVTNAIIALAKSLRLSITAEGVETQEQLDYLRMQGCDEGQGFYFSCPVPADIIAPMLQKISQQMEIITA, encoded by the coding sequence ATGAAACTCAATCAGAACCTCTTTTTCTACTCATTCCTAGCTCGTTTCCGATGGCTCAAGAAAAGTTACACCGCTAAAATCATGTTGGTGGCATTTTTGGGCACTCACGTACCGCTTTTGACCTTACTTTTGAGTTTCGTCATCTCAAACTCCTATTCTTTAGATATGGCGATCCGAGTTATGATCATTGCTTTGTTAGCTACATTAGCGGGTACGGCTGTGACTCTCTACGCGCTACACCACCTCCTCAAACCAGTTATTTTGACATCAACTGCATTACAAAATTATCTAAGTACCAAAACTCTACCTGAATTGCCTACGGAATTTGCTGATGAAGCCGGTACATTAATGGCAGATACCTCACAAACTCTTCACAAATTAGATGAGTTAATTCACTACATCACTAATTATGATGATCTAACTGGATTACCCAATCGTGATTTATTCTGCGATCGCCTCCATGAAATTCTATCCAAACCTGAAAACAACCAGCGCCTTGTAGCTGTCTTTTTGCTAAGTATTGATGATTTCACTGCTATAAGTCATGGGTTGGAGCATGAGGCAATAAATTTGTTGTTAAGAGCAGTTGCCCAGAGGTTATCAACCTGCATAACACAAACACATATTCTTGCCCATTTGAGTGGAGATGAATTTGCTCTTGTCCAAATAGAAATTCATTCTTTTGAAAATCTGATTAAGCTATCTCAAGTGCTTTTGAATACCCTAAGCAAACCCTTTTCTCTAGAAGGCAACTTGATTCATATCACCGCCAGCATCGGCATCACAATTAATGGACTAAATGATCACAATAGCGTAGATCAACTCTTGCAACAGGCTCATATAGCACTGTACCAGGCGAAGCAGCAAGGACGTAGCCAATACCAATTCTATTCGCCAGAAATTAATACTCAGTTGCAGGAGCGACTGACATTAGAAAATGAATTACATGGGGCGCTTGAGCGCAACGAAATGGTGGTTTATTATCAACCTTTAATTGACTTACACAGTGGACACATTACAGCTATGGAAGCGTTGATTCGCTGGCAGCATCCTACATTAGGCTTGGTTGCTCCAGCAAAGTTTATTCCCATTGCCGAAGCTAATGGTGCGATCGTACCAATTGGTGAATGGGTTTTGCGAACTGCTTGCGCTCAAAACCGTGCTTGGCAGCTTGCTGGATTTACCCCAATTCGGATATCTGTGAATCTGTCAGCTCGACAGTTTGAACAACCTTATCTGGTTGAGGTGATCAACCAAATTCTTGAGGAGACTGGACTTAAAGCATCTGATCTGGAACTGGAAGTAACGGAAAGCTTCTTGATGAGTGATATTGAGCGATCGGTTAAAACCTTAAAACAATTACGAGAACTGGGTATATGGTTGGCTTTAGACGACTTCGGCACTGGTTATTCCTCCCTGAATTACTTGAAGCGCTTTCCTGTAAATATGCTCAAGATTGATCGCTCATTTGTGCAAGATGTCATGTCTAATCCTGATAGCGCTGCCGTCACTAATGCGATTATTGCCCTAGCAAAGAGCCTACGGTTAAGTATCACGGCAGAAGGTGTGGAAACCCAAGAACAGCTTGACTACCTGCGAATGCAGGGATGTGATGAAGGTCAGGGTTTTTACTTCAGTTGTCCTGTTCCTGCTGATATAATTGCCCCGATGTTGCAGAAAATTTCTCAGCAGATGGAAATAATTACAGCATAA
- a CDS encoding EamA family transporter produces MSENETNAIFFALLSAFFAALTTIFAKIGVEAINSNLATAIRTVVILVMVWGWVFAKGQLDTLLTISPKTLLFLVFSGLSTGLSWLFYFRALQVGKASLVAPLDKSSLLLVLIFSLLFLKEPLTLQVILGTGLILTGTLVLIR; encoded by the coding sequence ATGTCAGAGAATGAAACGAATGCAATATTTTTTGCTCTATTATCGGCATTTTTTGCAGCCTTGACGACTATATTTGCCAAGATTGGAGTCGAAGCAATTAACTCCAACTTAGCAACCGCAATCCGCACAGTAGTAATTCTAGTCATGGTTTGGGGTTGGGTTTTTGCAAAAGGACAACTAGATACACTATTGACAATTAGCCCCAAAACCTTGCTATTTCTCGTTTTCTCTGGATTATCAACTGGTTTATCTTGGTTATTTTATTTTCGCGCCTTACAAGTTGGGAAAGCTTCTTTAGTAGCACCTTTGGATAAATCGAGTTTGCTTTTGGTGCTAATTTTTTCGCTACTATTTCTTAAGGAACCGCTAACGCTACAAGTGATATTGGGGACTGGCTTAATTTTAACCGGTACACTTGTTTTGATTCGTTGA
- a CDS encoding damage-control phosphatase ARMT1 family protein — translation MRAQKKFVVNSSYKIPKLPLPPSLFGSEVSSFTELTVTQRMPAIARRVIVENNFSPEINTRLERLAIELSAGYLEPLVNDTGADFPAWDTYLESYRGQRWIDVPWFFAETYFYRLILEITDYFRPGIWQGVDPFQLQKYQGLEASLDSTTLLCNQVNKWLEDSEIDAQPNQKALVALLYFALWGNRVDLSLWSAFEDDRSRFDIQNQLAHILVNDASQISELLTISEGSRVDFVLDNAGFELVCDLCLVDFLLSSNLVNQVYLHLKPHPTFVSDAMIKDVHDTTSFLAATSDQQVISLAQRLEEHIASGRLVLSEDYFWTSPLPFWEIPNSLKNELANASLVIVKGDANYRRLLGDRHWDITISFADIVCYLPVPIVALRTLKSEVAVGLKSEVVEKVAKSDHSWLTNGQWGVIQFAS, via the coding sequence ATGAGAGCGCAAAAGAAATTTGTGGTCAATTCATCATACAAAATCCCGAAGTTACCACTACCACCGTCACTGTTTGGTTCAGAAGTCAGTTCTTTTACTGAGTTGACAGTCACTCAAAGAATGCCTGCAATTGCCCGTCGAGTTATCGTTGAAAATAATTTTTCACCAGAGATTAATACAAGATTAGAAAGGCTTGCTATAGAACTGTCGGCAGGATATTTAGAACCTCTGGTAAATGATACTGGTGCAGATTTTCCAGCTTGGGATACATATCTAGAATCTTACAGGGGTCAGCGTTGGATAGACGTTCCCTGGTTTTTTGCAGAAACTTATTTTTATCGATTAATTCTAGAAATTACTGATTACTTTCGCCCTGGTATATGGCAAGGTGTAGATCCATTCCAATTGCAAAAATATCAGGGTTTAGAAGCGTCTCTTGACTCAACTACTCTTCTATGTAATCAGGTGAATAAATGGCTGGAAGATTCTGAAATTGATGCCCAACCAAACCAAAAAGCTTTAGTTGCACTCTTATATTTCGCTTTATGGGGAAATCGAGTTGACTTGAGTTTGTGGTCAGCATTCGAGGATGACCGGAGCCGTTTTGATATTCAAAATCAACTAGCTCACATTTTAGTAAATGATGCCTCCCAAATTAGTGAATTGTTAACTATTTCTGAAGGAAGTCGCGTTGATTTTGTCTTAGACAATGCTGGTTTTGAACTTGTCTGTGATTTATGCTTAGTAGATTTCTTATTAAGTAGTAACTTAGTTAATCAAGTTTACCTGCACCTGAAACCCCATCCTACTTTCGTTTCTGATGCCATGATTAAGGATGTACATGACACAACAAGTTTTTTAGCTGCTACTAGCGATCAACAAGTGATATCTTTGGCTCAAAGACTGGAGGAGCATATTGCATCAGGGCGTTTAGTCTTATCTGAAGATTACTTTTGGACATCACCTTTACCATTTTGGGAAATACCCAACTCTCTCAAGAATGAGTTAGCTAATGCCAGTTTAGTTATAGTCAAAGGGGATGCGAATTATCGTCGGTTATTAGGCGATCGCCATTGGGATATTACTATTAGCTTTGCAGATATAGTCTGCTACTTACCTGTACCCATAGTAGCGTTACGCACCCTGAAATCAGAAGTAGCAGTAGGTTTAAAATCTGAGGTTGTTGAGAAAGTAGCAAAATCTGACCATTCTTGGTTAACCAATGGACAATGGGGTGTGATTCAGTTCGCGTCTTAG
- a CDS encoding LysR family transcriptional regulator, whose product MELRHLRYFIAVAEELHFTKAAERLHIAQPPLSQQIQQLEAELGVKLFERKTKRQVQLTEAGKVFLQEAYQLLVQLETAVALTQKTGRGETGQLRIGFTSLVIYDLLPLILRQFREQFLEVELVLLELTTSKQEQALRDSLIHVGFAHPPLEDDTLSYKCIHSETLVVALSSTHSLAQKEHICVQSLLSEPLIMFPRYLAPGLYDRIMSLFQQRNFKPNITQEAIQMQTIIGLVSAGMGVAITPSSLQNLQRSGVVYRPILEEVPVIETAVIWQQNSLTPIAENFLQFTQKVISKFQERQ is encoded by the coding sequence ATGGAACTACGACACCTGCGCTACTTTATTGCTGTAGCTGAAGAACTACATTTCACTAAAGCCGCAGAAAGGCTGCATATAGCTCAACCGCCTTTGAGCCAACAAATTCAGCAACTAGAAGCAGAACTAGGAGTAAAACTTTTTGAACGCAAAACTAAGCGACAAGTACAATTAACAGAAGCTGGTAAGGTTTTTTTACAAGAGGCTTATCAACTACTGGTGCAACTAGAAACAGCAGTGGCGTTGACTCAAAAGACTGGAAGAGGTGAAACAGGTCAACTCCGAATCGGATTTACTAGTTTGGTAATTTACGACCTATTACCCTTGATTTTGCGGCAATTTCGTGAGCAATTTCTGGAAGTAGAACTAGTCTTACTAGAGTTAACTACAAGTAAACAGGAGCAAGCACTGAGAGATTCACTAATCCATGTGGGTTTTGCTCATCCACCTTTAGAAGATGACACACTATCTTATAAGTGCATTCACAGCGAAACTTTAGTTGTGGCTTTGTCCTCAACTCATTCATTGGCTCAAAAAGAACACATCTGTGTGCAATCACTCTTAAGTGAACCTTTGATCATGTTTCCCCGCTATCTAGCCCCAGGACTTTATGATCGCATCATGAGTCTTTTTCAGCAGAGAAACTTCAAACCTAACATTACTCAGGAGGCGATTCAAATGCAAACAATTATTGGATTAGTCTCGGCTGGAATGGGTGTGGCGATTACACCATCTTCTCTACAGAATCTTCAAAGGTCTGGTGTAGTTTATCGTCCTATTCTTGAAGAAGTACCTGTAATAGAAACTGCCGTAATCTGGCAGCAAAACAGTTTAACGCCTATTGCAGAGAATTTTTTACAATTTACTCAAAAAGTTATTAGTAAGTTTCAAGAAAGACAATAA
- a CDS encoding WD40 domain-containing protein produces the protein MRYQVGGSLRSDDPTYVTRQADEQIYVSLKAGNFCYVFNSRQMGKSSLLQRTSYRLKEEGHSCVYLDMTRLGIEDTTPDQWYKGIIISLLYSLKLASKIDFQRWWEMQAGISSVQKLQLFVEDILLPNIKNDFLRDGKAKRIFIFIDEIDSLLSLSFPINDFFAWIRQCYNLRPHNSNFERLGFALFGVASPSDLIADKRRTPFNLGKAIELQGFELHEPTPLLLGLEEVVSQPQTILQEVIYWTGGQPFLTQKLCDLITQVAFETTRGKITLPPGIEALWVEQLVRSQIIQNWQSQDEPEHLRTIRDRLLFDEQQAGRLLSIYQQVLQAEEALEQGSGGEEFSSTPLNSVPSDDSREQTQLLLSGLVERHNGYLKIKNPIYRNVFNAQWVLRQLDNLRPYSQTFNAWVASRYKDESRLLRGQALKDTQNWAQGKSLSDLDYQFLAASVECDRKEVQMALEAARAKEVEARLVQEKKTAKEVEARLAQEKKTALLQRYLLVAVTIGLLVSSSLGIGTFILYHQTRNSETQAKNSEIQALVSSSEGLFASNRRLDALVEAIKAKKRLQKLGKSNTNLAPQVENALQQAVYGADEYNRFWGHTAAVIAVGVSPDSSLIASASVDQTIKLWRPDGTLVATLKGHAGTVRAVDFSPDGQILASASEDGTIKLWQLDGKLLRTLKGHTASLWGVAFSPDGQFLASSSFDRTVKIWQRDGKLLRTFQGYKQGFWRVAFSPDGNIVAAASIDKTVKLWQRDGTGWQNAKSLQTLIGHASWVVGVAFSPDGQTIASASEDKTVKLWRRDNSDGSYRQYKTLKGHSAGIWGVAWSPDGQTIASASLDKTVKLWNIDGTELRTLKGHSASVWGVAFSADSSFIASAGAENVVRLWQSENPFQKSIVAHQSGIWSIAITPDSSTIATASHENTAKLWSRQGKLLKTFTESKSVVFDVSFSKDSKLIALAAYDDTVKLKTRDGSSVATYKVPFGKLLAGVLSPNGQAIAMANVEKIIHVWVRDRPVPQILKGHQAEVWQVVFSPDSRFIASASGDNTAKLWTLDGKLLRTFVGHSAAVWRVAFSPDGKMLATGSGDNTVKLWTLDGKLLKTFIGHSAAIWGVAFSPDGKILASGSVDGTVKLWKLDGTEITTLRGHTAAIRQIAISPDGVF, from the coding sequence ATGAGATATCAAGTAGGAGGTAGTCTCCGCAGTGACGACCCCACATACGTTACCCGTCAGGCAGATGAACAAATCTATGTCAGCTTGAAAGCTGGCAATTTCTGTTATGTCTTCAACTCTCGTCAGATGGGCAAGTCATCGTTACTACAACGCACAAGTTATCGTCTTAAGGAAGAAGGGCATAGCTGTGTTTACTTAGATATGACTCGCTTGGGTATTGAAGATACTACACCAGATCAATGGTATAAAGGCATTATTATCAGCTTATTATATAGCTTAAAATTAGCGTCAAAAATTGACTTTCAGCGTTGGTGGGAAATGCAAGCAGGTATTTCCTCGGTGCAAAAGCTACAGCTATTTGTTGAAGATATCTTACTACCAAATATCAAAAATGATTTTCTACGAGACGGCAAAGCCAAACGTATTTTCATATTTATTGATGAAATTGATAGCCTGCTGAGTTTAAGTTTCCCAATTAACGACTTTTTTGCCTGGATTCGTCAGTGTTATAATCTACGGCCACATAACTCAAACTTTGAACGCTTGGGATTTGCACTATTTGGCGTAGCTAGTCCCTCTGACTTGATTGCTGATAAACGCCGCACACCCTTTAACCTTGGTAAAGCAATTGAGTTACAGGGTTTTGAACTGCATGAACCCACGCCCTTGCTTCTAGGATTAGAAGAAGTAGTCAGTCAACCACAAACAATACTGCAAGAAGTTATTTATTGGACAGGCGGACAACCCTTTCTGACACAAAAACTCTGTGATTTAATTACTCAAGTAGCTTTTGAAACTACTAGAGGGAAGATAACTTTACCTCCAGGTATAGAAGCATTATGGGTAGAGCAATTAGTGCGATCGCAGATTATTCAAAATTGGCAGTCACAAGACGAACCCGAACATTTGCGTACTATTCGCGATCGCCTCTTATTCGACGAACAACAGGCAGGGCGGTTGTTGAGTATTTATCAACAGGTGTTGCAAGCAGAAGAGGCTCTTGAGCAGGGGAGCGGGGGAGAAGAGTTTTCCTCTACGCCTCTTAATTCTGTTCCAAGTGATGATAGTCGAGAACAGACACAACTGTTGTTGTCCGGTTTAGTAGAAAGACACAACGGCTATCTCAAAATTAAAAATCCTATCTATCGAAATGTTTTTAATGCCCAATGGGTATTAAGACAACTAGATAATCTCCGTCCCTACTCGCAAACATTCAACGCTTGGGTAGCATCGCGTTACAAAGATGAATCGCGTCTGTTGCGAGGACAAGCTTTAAAAGATACTCAAAATTGGGCACAGGGCAAGAGTCTGAGTGATTTAGATTATCAATTTTTAGCCGCAAGTGTTGAATGCGATCGCAAAGAAGTGCAAATGGCATTGGAGGCAGCACGGGCTAAAGAAGTAGAAGCACGACTCGTACAAGAGAAAAAAACGGCTAAAGAGGTAGAAGCACGACTAGCACAAGAGAAAAAAACGGCTTTATTGCAGAGATATCTCCTAGTTGCAGTAACTATTGGGTTGCTCGTTTCTAGTAGTTTGGGAATAGGAACTTTCATTTTGTATCACCAGACTCGCAACAGTGAAACTCAAGCTAAAAACAGTGAAATTCAAGCGCTTGTATCTTCTTCCGAGGGGCTTTTTGCCTCAAATCGCAGATTAGATGCACTTGTAGAAGCAATCAAAGCAAAAAAAAGACTGCAAAAATTAGGTAAATCAAATACAAATCTTGCTCCTCAAGTGGAAAATGCACTGCAACAAGCAGTTTATGGAGCAGATGAGTACAACCGTTTTTGGGGGCATACAGCAGCTGTTATAGCTGTAGGTGTCAGTCCTGACAGTTCTCTAATTGCCTCAGCAAGTGTAGATCAAACAATCAAACTTTGGCGACCTGATGGTACACTAGTTGCAACTCTCAAAGGTCATGCAGGAACAGTTAGGGCAGTCGATTTTAGCCCTGATGGTCAAATACTTGCCTCAGCCAGTGAAGATGGCACTATTAAACTTTGGCAACTAGATGGCAAGCTGTTAAGAACTCTCAAAGGTCACACAGCTTCGCTCTGGGGAGTTGCATTTAGTCCTGATGGTCAGTTCCTTGCCTCTAGTAGTTTCGACAGAACGGTGAAAATTTGGCAGCGAGACGGTAAGTTGCTAAGGACGTTTCAAGGTTACAAACAGGGGTTTTGGAGAGTAGCTTTTAGTCCTGATGGTAATATCGTTGCTGCCGCAAGTATAGACAAAACAGTAAAACTTTGGCAACGAGACGGTACAGGTTGGCAAAACGCCAAATCTTTACAAACTCTCATTGGTCACGCTAGTTGGGTTGTAGGAGTCGCTTTCAGCCCTGACGGTCAGACCATTGCTTCAGCGAGTGAAGACAAAACTGTGAAACTTTGGCGGCGAGACAACAGTGATGGCAGCTACCGCCAGTATAAAACTCTCAAAGGTCACAGTGCCGGCATTTGGGGAGTAGCATGGAGTCCTGATGGGCAAACTATTGCTTCCGCTAGTCTCGACAAAACGGTTAAACTGTGGAACATTGATGGGACAGAACTGAGAACGCTTAAAGGGCATAGTGCATCCGTTTGGGGAGTCGCTTTTAGTGCAGATAGCAGCTTTATTGCTTCGGCGGGGGCAGAAAACGTTGTCAGACTTTGGCAGAGTGAGAACCCATTCCAAAAGTCTATCGTTGCCCATCAGTCGGGGATTTGGTCAATAGCTATTACCCCCGACAGTTCAACAATCGCTACAGCTAGCCACGAAAACACCGCTAAACTTTGGAGTCGCCAAGGCAAATTACTCAAAACTTTTACTGAATCTAAGAGCGTAGTCTTCGATGTTTCATTTAGTAAAGATAGTAAGTTAATTGCTCTTGCCGCTTACGATGATACAGTAAAACTCAAGACGCGAGACGGAAGTAGTGTTGCTACTTATAAAGTTCCTTTCGGTAAACTCTTAGCAGGAGTATTGAGTCCTAACGGACAAGCGATCGCAATGGCAAATGTTGAGAAAATTATTCATGTATGGGTTAGAGATCGCCCTGTGCCACAGATCCTTAAAGGACATCAGGCGGAAGTTTGGCAAGTCGTATTTAGTCCGGATAGTCGCTTCATTGCTTCAGCCAGTGGTGATAATACCGCTAAACTATGGACACTTGATGGTAAATTGTTGAGAACTTTTGTAGGACACTCAGCAGCAGTATGGAGAGTTGCCTTTAGCCCAGACGGTAAAATGCTAGCGACTGGAAGTGGCGACAATACTGTTAAGCTGTGGACACTGGATGGAAAGTTGCTGAAAACTTTCATTGGTCATAGTGCAGCGATTTGGGGAGTTGCGTTTAGTCCTGATGGGAAAATACTTGCTTCTGGTAGCGTAGATGGTACTGTCAAACTTTGGAAACTTGATGGTACGGAAATAACGACCCTTAGAGGACATACCGCAGCGATTAGGCAAATTGCAATCAGCCCCGACGGAGTTTTCTAG
- the ilvD gene encoding dihydroxy-acid dehydratase gives MGEKTISSENFRSKVVTQGVQRSPNRAMLRAVGFQDEDFNKAIVGVANAYSTITPCNMGINQLALIAETGIKLAGAMPQMFGTITISDGISMGTEGMKYSLVSREVIADSIETVCNGQSMDGVLAIGGCDKNMPGAMIAMARMNIPAIFVYGGTIKPGHYQGRDLTVVSSFEAVGEYSAGKIDDTELMEVERRACPGAGSCGGMFTANTMSSAFEAMGMSLPYSSTMTAEDEEKADSTEESAKVLVEAIRNQLLPRHIITRKSIENAISVIMAVGGSTNAVLHFLAIARAAGVELNLDDFETIRDRVPVLCDLKPSGRYVATDLHQAGGIPQVMKMLLVHGLLHGDCITITGKTIAEILADVPDEPATNQDVIRPWNNPMYAQGHLAILKGNLATEGAVAKIAGVKNPSITGTARVFDSEEECLDAILASKIKAGDVIIVRYEGPIGGPGMREMLAPTSALIGAGLGDAVGLITDGRFSGGTYGMVVGHVAPEAAVGGAIALVEEGDSITIDANSRLLQINISDAELASRRAKWQPRPPRYTKGILAKYAKLVSSSSVGAVTDLDLFNE, from the coding sequence ATGGGTGAAAAAACAATTTCGTCAGAGAATTTTAGAAGTAAAGTTGTTACACAAGGAGTGCAGCGATCGCCAAATCGGGCTATGCTGCGTGCAGTAGGTTTTCAGGATGAAGACTTTAACAAAGCAATTGTGGGTGTGGCTAATGCTTACAGCACCATCACTCCCTGTAACATGGGGATTAATCAACTAGCACTCATAGCTGAAACTGGCATTAAACTAGCTGGGGCAATGCCGCAAATGTTCGGCACAATTACTATTAGCGATGGGATTTCGATGGGAACTGAGGGGATGAAATATTCCCTAGTCTCACGAGAAGTGATTGCTGACTCCATTGAAACCGTCTGTAATGGTCAAAGTATGGATGGTGTGCTTGCCATTGGTGGCTGTGATAAAAATATGCCAGGGGCAATGATTGCAATGGCGCGGATGAATATCCCGGCTATCTTTGTTTACGGTGGGACAATTAAACCCGGACACTACCAGGGTCGTGACTTGACTGTTGTGAGTTCCTTTGAGGCTGTGGGTGAATACAGTGCTGGTAAAATTGACGACACCGAACTGATGGAAGTAGAACGCCGCGCTTGTCCTGGTGCTGGTTCTTGCGGTGGGATGTTCACAGCCAATACTATGTCCTCGGCTTTTGAAGCGATGGGTATGAGTTTACCCTATTCTTCCACAATGACCGCGGAAGATGAAGAAAAAGCTGATAGCACTGAAGAATCAGCCAAGGTATTAGTAGAAGCAATTCGCAATCAATTGTTACCCCGGCACATTATCACGCGCAAATCTATAGAAAATGCTATTTCTGTAATTATGGCTGTGGGTGGTTCAACTAACGCTGTATTACATTTTCTAGCGATCGCTCGTGCAGCTGGTGTAGAACTTAATCTAGATGATTTTGAAACTATCCGCGATCGTGTCCCTGTTTTATGTGATTTAAAACCCAGTGGTAGATATGTCGCTACAGACTTACATCAAGCTGGTGGTATTCCCCAAGTGATGAAAATGCTATTGGTACATGGATTACTTCACGGTGACTGTATCACCATCACAGGTAAAACCATCGCCGAAATTTTAGCAGATGTCCCCGATGAACCAGCCACCAATCAAGATGTGATTCGTCCTTGGAATAACCCGATGTATGCCCAAGGTCACTTAGCCATTCTGAAAGGGAATCTCGCTACAGAGGGAGCAGTCGCAAAAATTGCCGGGGTGAAAAATCCCAGTATTACTGGTACTGCACGGGTATTTGACTCCGAGGAAGAATGTTTAGATGCCATCCTTGCAAGTAAGATTAAAGCCGGTGATGTAATTATCGTCCGCTACGAAGGCCCGATTGGCGGCCCTGGTATGCGGGAAATGTTGGCTCCCACCTCAGCACTTATTGGTGCGGGTTTAGGTGATGCAGTCGGATTGATTACTGATGGACGCTTTTCAGGCGGTACTTACGGGATGGTAGTCGGACACGTTGCTCCCGAAGCCGCCGTTGGTGGTGCGATCGCTCTGGTTGAAGAAGGTGATAGCATCACTATTGACGCTAATTCTCGCTTGTTACAAATCAACATTTCTGATGCAGAGTTAGCCAGTCGCCGCGCCAAATGGCAACCCCGTCCACCCCGTTATACAAAAGGCATCTTAGCAAAATATGCGAAGTTAGTTTCCTCTAGCAGTGTTGGTGCTGTCACAGATTTGGATTTATTTAACGAGTAG